The DNA region ATACCCCTTCCCCCTAGCATTGGCTAAAGAGGATTGGAACCCCGAAGGCAGAGGCAGTGGCTATGTGAAGGTTTAGGAGAAAAGAGGCAAGCTAAATTTAGAGGTGTTTGGCCTATCAGGAAGTGAGGTGAAGGTGAGGATGAGCTTGGGGAGGGGTCCGATTGCGCAACCTGCAGCCAGCCAGCAAGATATCACTGCCGGCAGAATTTGCACCTGACGATCTTcttgaaagcactttggaaatcttTGTTGAAGTAGGCATAGATGACAGGGTTGAGCAGGGAATTGGAGTAGCCTAGCCAGTTGATGATCGCACCCAGCGAGTCGGGCATGTGACAGCTACTCTCGCAGAAGGGTAGGACCAGGGCCACGATGAAGAATGGCAGCCAACAGAGGATAAAAGTACCCATTATGATGCCCAACGTTTTGACAGTCTTCCTCTCCCGGGCCAAGGCCATCTTTCTCTTGGCTTCTGCATTCCTTTCGTTCTTCTTCTCGAAGGAGGTGGTGCTGGGGACTCCACCAGCGTCACTGGGGAGCGTTAGGTGGTCCTTAGAATTGCTGTAGTGGTGGATCTCAATCACCTCCAGGGCGGCGCGATCCTCACCCTGCCTCACAGCCCCATTGACGCAGGGTGCCCCCACAGTCTTGGGCTCCGCCCCGCGCCTCCAGTTCTTGCCCCTGGGCTCCCCATTGATGCTCTTCTTGGGTAGGGGAGCTGGGGAAGTGCTGAAGCAGCTGTTCCGGGACTTCTCTGCCTTCTTGACTGTCTTGCGGATACGGAACCGGGCAGCCTTGAAGATTCGCCCGTACAGCACCAGCATCAGCAGCAGGGGAATGTAGAAGGCGCCAAATGTAGAGTAAATGGTATAGCCGTGGTCTTTGCTGATCGTGCAAGCGTCGGGGTTAGAGCGGTCTTCCGGGGTCCgccagcccagcatgggtgggatAGAGATCAGAAAGCCTATGAGCCAGGTGAGGCTGATTAGAACAGCAGCTCTCCGGGGGGTCCTCTTATTTACATAGTCAATAGGATCAGTAATGGCCCAGTACCTGTCCAGGGCAATGGCACACAGGTGCAGGATGGACGACGTGCAGCAGAGTACATCCAGGGAGATAAAAATGTCGCAGGTCACCTGGCCCAGGGTCCACTTGTTGAGGACCTGGTAGAGAGCAGCCATGGGCAAAACCAGCACGGAAACCATCAGGTCGGTGACAGCCAGCGAGCCGATGAGATAGTTAGCCACGTTCTGCAGGGAGCGCTCCAGGACAATTGCGGCCACCACACAGGCATTGCCGATCACCGCGCAGAGGATCAGGGAGCCGAGCAGCACCGAGGTGACTACCTGGTAGCCGAAAGTCACGTCTGAGAAATCAGTACTATTGCCCCGATCGTAGGGCGAGTCACTGGAGGTAGTGCTGTTGCTCTGATTGTTAAGGTCAGTGTGGCCAGGGGGCAAAGGGTTGCTGTGTGTGAATCCATCCATGCCGCGGAGGTGGTAAACTGACCGGGAGCGTGAGGCACGGGCCTCCCACTTCCCCCTTCCTGGTTTTTGTCCTCTTCTCAGTTCTAGAGAGTTAGGGAGATGGAGGAACGGGGCAGCTTAAGCTGGGTGTTCTCCCCTCTAGGACGAAGTCACTGGTTCGAACAAGCGACACAGCTGGTGTACTCGTTTAGTCTGGCGTGCACCTTGATCACCAGCATCAAACAGAAGTTAGCGAGAGAGCAATTCCAAATAAGTCAGATGTCAGATATGTCTGGGCTGTAGCTggagtctctgtctttctctgtccacTCTGGTTTGCAGCAGTCCCTGTCGCTGCCGCTGTCCAACTGCCAGCCTGAGCAAGAGACTCCTCCACTCATAAACAGCTTAAAGACCTGCAAGGAGCTGGAAAAGAGAACCCCCAGTCCTCCTATGtcactcagtctctctctctctctctctctctctctctctctctctctctctctctctctctccttccctttccttcccctccctccctccttttcccctccctctctcttttcctttccctcttcctctctctccttctttttccctaCTCGCCTTCACgtccctgtctcttctctctcctcactcccctTTATTTATCACTCTCTCTGCCACTCTGAcggcttctctccctccctcccacactctttccttttcctccccctcctaaTGCGGTGTGTCTCCttgactatttgctctctccctctcctcccgcCCCACTCCCTGCTTGTTGCCATCCTGTTCAAGTCTTTCATCCGCACAACTGGGAGAGCCTTCTGGGTTCAGAACCCTCACACATACCCCTAGCCATCTATTAGATTAGCATTATAACAATTGCTCTGACGCCACTGAAGCCCAAGGAAAAAACAACCCATTTAAAACTACTAAGTACCTTAGGCTTGactgttgaaaagaaaaaaaaaaggattgacaCACGATTTCTTGTGGgagtaaaagataaaaataattcagAGGAGTGGTAAATGAGGAAGTAAGTTTCTAAAGGTTAGACTTACTATTCTATAATGCAgttatcaaaaatggaaaggaaggtaaTGAATCTTTACGTTGAATTTTCATCTTCATCCTCTCCAAACAAAATACTACTAAGAAGCATATAAGCAATTTGTGAGAAGCCTAATTGAATgtgtga from Trichosurus vulpecula isolate mTriVul1 chromosome 1, mTriVul1.pri, whole genome shotgun sequence includes:
- the HTR1A gene encoding 5-hydroxytryptamine receptor 1A; its protein translation is MDGFTHSNPLPPGHTDLNNQSNSTTSSDSPYDRGNSTDFSDVTFGYQVVTSVLLGSLILCAVIGNACVVAAIVLERSLQNVANYLIGSLAVTDLMVSVLVLPMAALYQVLNKWTLGQVTCDIFISLDVLCCTSSILHLCAIALDRYWAITDPIDYVNKRTPRRAAVLISLTWLIGFLISIPPMLGWRTPEDRSNPDACTISKDHGYTIYSTFGAFYIPLLLMLVLYGRIFKAARFRIRKTVKKAEKSRNSCFSTSPAPLPKKSINGEPRGKNWRRGAEPKTVGAPCVNGAVRQGEDRAALEVIEIHHYSNSKDHLTLPSDAGGVPSTTSFEKKNERNAEAKRKMALARERKTVKTLGIIMGTFILCWLPFFIVALVLPFCESSCHMPDSLGAIINWLGYSNSLLNPVIYAYFNKDFQSAFKKIVRCKFCRQ